One window of Streptomyces sp. NBC_00273 genomic DNA carries:
- a CDS encoding SDR family NAD(P)-dependent oxidoreductase gives MSASLSGRTVLVTGATSGIGYETARQLAERGATVLLHGRTPEEARAAADRLVATAGADGARLRPLAADFVRLEEVEDLAHAVVREHPRLDTLVNNAAIAAPERHTLTADGNEISFQVNFLAHYLLTNLLEPALTSDPGGRVVNVSSALHRSGAIQWNDPQRVRRYSRLAAYAQSQLALTVFAADPRVTAVSVDPGVCETGLLPVYGHEGAPAAEGAQHVVRLCDPATEIVNGAYYDRSDRVAPAAAATEDRTVKRLTKLADLLVGHTA, from the coding sequence ATGTCTGCATCCCTGTCCGGACGTACCGTCCTCGTCACCGGCGCCACCTCCGGCATCGGCTACGAGACCGCCCGCCAGCTCGCCGAGCGGGGCGCCACCGTCCTCCTCCACGGCCGCACGCCCGAGGAGGCCCGGGCCGCCGCCGACCGGCTCGTTGCCACCGCCGGTGCGGACGGCGCCCGTCTGCGGCCGCTCGCCGCCGACTTCGTGCGCCTGGAGGAGGTGGAGGACCTCGCCCACGCCGTCGTACGGGAGCACCCGCGCCTGGACACACTGGTCAACAACGCGGCCATCGCGGCCCCGGAGCGCCACACGCTCACCGCCGACGGCAACGAGATCTCGTTCCAGGTCAACTTCCTGGCCCACTACCTCCTCACCAACCTCTTGGAGCCCGCCCTGACCAGCGACCCGGGCGGGCGCGTCGTCAACGTCTCCTCCGCGCTCCACCGCTCCGGCGCCATCCAGTGGAACGACCCGCAGCGCGTGCGGCGCTACTCCCGCCTCGCCGCCTACGCCCAGTCCCAGCTCGCGCTGACCGTCTTCGCCGCCGACCCGCGCGTCACCGCCGTCTCCGTCGACCCCGGTGTGTGCGAGACCGGTCTCCTGCCGGTGTACGGCCACGAGGGCGCCCCCGCTGCCGAGGGCGCCCAGCACGTCGTGAGGCTCTGCGACCCGGCCACGGAGATCGTCAACGGCGCCTACTACGACCGCTCCGACCGCGTCGCCCCGGCCGCCGCCGCTACCGAGGACCGCACCGTCAAGCGCCTCACCAAGCTCGCCGACCTGCTCGTCGGCCACACCGCCTGA
- a CDS encoding GNAT family N-acetyltransferase has protein sequence MIDIAPQQLPVLIRWFPSGSPGLGALAEHVLTTGTGRWWADHPDRPRVLAVTCADHVLMRGDPSALAPDALARFANRYVEAPARFWPALGAAFERVVPRERMLYVHQPQAPVSLPRTPRGVTVRRLTPEDVPALADLHSENAWIHASWGGPAGLAASGHAWAAFAKGRILSVACTYFLGSAYEDIGVVTVPDHRRGSPALACVAGLTADVRARGRAASWCCSRDDRPSRLLAWTAGFRLTREYLHHATGRALASRARANPARV, from the coding sequence ATGATCGACATCGCACCGCAGCAACTGCCCGTTCTGATCCGCTGGTTCCCCAGCGGCTCGCCCGGTCTCGGGGCACTCGCCGAGCACGTACTGACCACGGGCACCGGCCGCTGGTGGGCCGACCACCCCGACCGGCCCCGCGTCCTCGCCGTCACCTGCGCGGACCACGTGCTGATGCGCGGTGACCCCAGCGCGCTCGCTCCGGACGCCCTGGCCCGGTTCGCGAACCGGTACGTCGAGGCGCCGGCACGGTTCTGGCCCGCCCTCGGCGCCGCCTTCGAACGCGTCGTCCCCCGGGAACGGATGCTGTACGTCCACCAGCCCCAGGCTCCGGTGTCCCTCCCCCGTACGCCGCGCGGCGTGACCGTGCGGCGGCTGACGCCCGAGGACGTTCCGGCGCTGGCCGATCTGCATTCCGAGAACGCCTGGATTCACGCCAGTTGGGGTGGACCCGCAGGGCTCGCCGCCTCCGGTCACGCCTGGGCCGCCTTCGCCAAGGGGCGGATCCTCTCCGTCGCCTGCACCTACTTCCTCGGCAGCGCCTACGAGGACATCGGGGTCGTCACCGTGCCCGATCACCGCCGCGGGAGCCCCGCACTGGCCTGCGTCGCCGGGCTGACGGCCGACGTACGGGCACGCGGACGCGCGGCGAGCTGGTGCTGCTCGCGCGACGACCGGCCCAGCAGGCTCCTCGCCTGGACGGCCGGCTTCCGGCTGACCCGCGAATACCTTCACCACGCCACCGGCCGGGCCCTGGCGAGCAGGGCCCGGGCGAACCCGGCCCGCGTGTGA